Proteins encoded in a region of the Stieleria neptunia genome:
- a CDS encoding RNA polymerase sigma factor — MPDESPADSALIERIKQKDATALADYIRLHQAQLSGFVRSITGEHLLAVVEVDDLVQEVSAAALAGLETAPLEEYSPMDWLQQLARRRVVDAHRFHFDAKRRDVNRQQSLHAAGSGSASGDSAPGLEQLLAASMTSPSAAFSRDVRMMRMQAAVESLGEEQRQAIRMRYAEGLPTKKIAEKLGKSDVSVRVLLSRSMRQLEKILDDVRPTRE; from the coding sequence ATGCCCGATGAATCCCCTGCCGATTCGGCGTTGATCGAGCGGATCAAACAAAAAGACGCGACGGCGTTGGCGGACTACATCCGTCTGCACCAAGCCCAGCTGTCCGGTTTCGTGCGATCGATCACCGGCGAACACCTGCTGGCTGTGGTCGAAGTCGATGACTTGGTCCAAGAGGTCTCGGCGGCGGCCCTTGCCGGCCTGGAGACCGCGCCGCTGGAGGAGTATTCGCCGATGGACTGGTTGCAACAACTCGCCCGTCGACGCGTTGTCGATGCCCATCGCTTTCATTTTGATGCCAAGCGACGCGATGTGAATCGACAACAATCCCTGCACGCCGCCGGCAGCGGCAGCGCCTCGGGTGATTCCGCCCCCGGGCTGGAACAACTGCTGGCCGCCAGCATGACCAGTCCCAGTGCGGCGTTCAGCCGTGACGTGCGGATGATGCGGATGCAAGCGGCCGTCGAGTCACTCGGTGAAGAACAACGTCAAGCGATTCGGATGCGTTATGCCGAAGGATTGCCGACCAAGAAGATCGCCGAAAAACTCGGCAAGTCCGACGTGTCGGTCAGAGTCCTGCTCTCGCGCAGCATGCGGCAGCTGGAAAAGATCCTCGACGACGTCCGCCCGACCCGGGAATAG